One Campylobacter massiliensis DNA window includes the following coding sequences:
- a CDS encoding helicase, which produces MNISGQLLNLQTHRKVAKIGMSVTLATVCLTALGLKGRNKSRCEKLHTIAGIAFVGFSLYHAGLYENGIFRNMIVNANKKNAEAKRLASDDKDK; this is translated from the coding sequence ATGAACATAAGCGGACAACTTTTAAATTTACAAACCCATAGAAAAGTCGCAAAAATCGGAATGAGCGTCACTCTAGCCACCGTTTGCCTAACGGCGCTCGGGCTTAAAGGTAGAAACAAAAGCCGCTGCGAGAAACTGCATACGATCGCAGGCATCGCATTCGTCGGCTTTTCGCTATATCACGCGGGACTCTACGAAAACGGCATTTTTAGAAATATGATCGTAAACGCAAACAAGAAAAACGCCGAAGCAAAGAGGCTAGCAAGCGATGATAAAGATAAATGA
- the modD gene encoding ModD protein, with the protein MIKINDAEILAYIGEDLPYFDLTTSLQGIRKNAVLTILPREDVTVSCVDVAAGIARLLDCEAQICVPNSAVAAAKEPIVKISGSYDNVHKAWKLAQICLEYACRIATCARAMNEAAKSVNPKCEILATRKSFPFAKKFCLKAVLEGDCGIHRLNLSDSVLFFKNHIKAYDSYEEFLAQIPTFKAKAPERKIAVECENLDDCEALLRAGADVVQCDKFTPEAVKQAVDLRDKIAPNAALVASGGINLKNVREFAITGADALVTSAMYTQGMADITAVLEIV; encoded by the coding sequence ATGATAAAGATAAATGACGCGGAAATTTTAGCCTATATCGGCGAAGACCTGCCCTACTTTGATCTTACGACCTCGCTTCAAGGCATCCGTAAAAACGCCGTCTTAACCATACTGCCGCGCGAGGACGTAACGGTTAGCTGCGTAGACGTAGCGGCCGGTATCGCGCGCTTGCTAGACTGCGAGGCTCAAATTTGCGTCCCAAACTCAGCCGTCGCAGCCGCAAAAGAGCCGATCGTAAAAATCAGCGGCAGCTACGATAATGTGCACAAAGCCTGGAAACTAGCGCAAATTTGCCTAGAATACGCCTGCCGGATCGCCACCTGCGCAAGAGCGATGAACGAGGCCGCCAAAAGCGTAAATCCAAAATGCGAAATCCTAGCCACGCGCAAGAGCTTCCCGTTTGCCAAGAAATTTTGCCTAAAGGCCGTGCTTGAGGGCGACTGCGGTATACACAGGCTAAATTTGAGCGATAGCGTGCTGTTTTTTAAAAATCATATCAAGGCTTACGACTCGTATGAGGAGTTTTTGGCTCAAATTCCAACCTTTAAAGCAAAAGCCCCCGAGCGCAAAATCGCCGTCGAGTGCGAAAATTTAGATGATTGCGAAGCGCTTTTAAGGGCGGGCGCCGACGTCGTGCAGTGCGATAAATTTACGCCGGAAGCCGTAAAGCAAGCAGTGGACCTACGAGACAAAATCGCCCCAAACGCGGCCCTAGTCGCAAGCGGCGGGATAAATCTAAAAAACGTCCGAGAATTCGCTATCACAGGCGCAGACGCGCTCGTGACATCAGCTATGTATACGCAAGGTATGGCAGATATCACGGCGGTTTTAGAGATAGTATAA
- the glyS gene encoding glycine--tRNA ligase subunit beta, which produces MSETKELIVEIGVEELPAIPFLKECGNVASKWRETLAQNGLDSECEFYYTPRRIAFYHPKFAVRQEDGFSEFIGAPRQVAQKDGAWTPAALSFAKKCGIAESELKFETVGGKEVLYYKKPVAGKPSSELLGDMIEKFLLGLNFGKSMRWGEGKFEFIRPVRSFLCLLGDEVVKFNKFDVESGDSIFMHRSVSYDKFTVKNAKDYFAAMPKIGVILDQNARREKILSEFKQIEAKNGVTVEVDEALLDEVVAITEHPTALLGGFEREFLEVPSEVIITSMKENQRYFPVFEGGKLANRFVVVSNAISPEPALIVKGNEKVLRARLSDAMFFWRSDLAHEFGPEKLKNITYLKELGSTFDKSVRELGVAKRLAKICTDRLKACAGEGYEALLERAVMLSKADLTTQMVYEFTELQGVMGGYYAAAKGENENVVTAIKEQYLPSGEASALPSTIFSSVVALAIKLETLIGLFSAGKIPSGNKDPYALRRAANGVIKIIQNENLNFDIAAFLRETAEGYAKFDVEALINFIFDRLYTFFDVNPSVVKACLASKKGDVLAQCEAIEALGAICAADDFRQNFSTFKRLANIIKDENFGAVDEAKFENQSEKKLNDAFKAAVKAGGSYSERLKNLFGLKAAIDEFFDNVMINAEDELVRKNRLALVGQIYAEFLKIADIKEISL; this is translated from the coding sequence ATGAGCGAAACAAAAGAACTGATCGTGGAGATCGGCGTCGAGGAGTTGCCGGCGATCCCGTTTTTAAAAGAGTGCGGCAACGTAGCGTCAAAATGGCGCGAGACGCTAGCGCAAAACGGCCTGGACAGCGAGTGCGAGTTTTACTACACGCCGCGCAGGATCGCGTTTTACCACCCGAAATTTGCGGTGCGCCAGGAGGATGGATTTAGCGAGTTTATCGGTGCGCCGAGGCAAGTCGCGCAAAAAGACGGCGCATGGACGCCGGCTGCGCTAAGCTTTGCTAAAAAATGCGGTATCGCAGAGTCTGAGCTAAAATTTGAAACCGTCGGCGGCAAAGAGGTGCTCTACTACAAAAAGCCGGTCGCGGGCAAGCCTAGCTCTGAGCTTCTGGGCGATATGATCGAGAAGTTTTTGCTTGGCTTAAATTTTGGCAAATCAATGCGCTGGGGCGAGGGTAAATTTGAGTTTATCCGCCCGGTACGCTCGTTTTTGTGTTTGCTTGGAGACGAGGTCGTTAAATTTAACAAATTTGACGTGGAAAGCGGCGACAGTATTTTTATGCACAGAAGCGTAAGCTACGATAAATTTACCGTAAAAAACGCGAAAGACTATTTCGCCGCGATGCCTAAAATCGGCGTAATCCTCGATCAAAACGCGCGCCGAGAGAAAATTTTGAGCGAATTTAAACAAATCGAAGCTAAAAACGGCGTAACGGTCGAGGTGGACGAGGCGCTGCTAGACGAAGTCGTAGCGATCACCGAGCATCCGACCGCGCTGCTTGGCGGCTTTGAGCGAGAGTTTTTGGAGGTGCCTAGCGAGGTCATCATCACTTCGATGAAGGAAAACCAGAGATATTTTCCTGTTTTTGAGGGCGGCAAGTTAGCTAATCGCTTCGTGGTCGTCAGCAACGCTATCTCGCCAGAGCCAGCGCTCATCGTGAAAGGCAACGAAAAGGTTTTGCGCGCTAGACTTAGCGACGCGATGTTTTTCTGGCGCAGCGACCTAGCGCATGAGTTCGGCCCAGAAAAGCTAAAAAACATCACCTATCTAAAAGAGCTTGGTAGCACATTTGACAAAAGCGTGCGCGAGCTAGGCGTCGCAAAACGACTAGCCAAAATCTGCACCGATAGGCTAAAAGCGTGCGCGGGAGAGGGCTACGAGGCGCTACTAGAGCGCGCCGTGATGCTGAGTAAGGCCGATCTAACCACGCAGATGGTGTATGAGTTTACCGAGCTTCAGGGCGTTATGGGCGGCTACTACGCGGCGGCTAAGGGCGAAAACGAAAACGTCGTAACCGCCATCAAGGAGCAATATCTGCCAAGCGGCGAGGCTAGCGCGCTACCTAGCACTATCTTTAGCTCCGTCGTCGCGCTCGCGATCAAGCTCGAGACGCTAATCGGGCTCTTTAGCGCGGGCAAGATCCCAAGCGGCAACAAAGACCCGTATGCGCTCCGCCGCGCGGCTAACGGCGTCATCAAGATCATCCAAAACGAAAATCTAAACTTTGATATCGCGGCATTTTTACGCGAGACGGCGGAGGGATATGCTAAATTTGACGTCGAGGCGCTCATAAATTTCATTTTCGATAGACTTTATACATTCTTTGACGTAAATCCGTCCGTCGTAAAGGCCTGCCTAGCTAGCAAAAAGGGCGATGTGCTCGCGCAGTGCGAGGCGATCGAAGCTCTAGGCGCGATCTGCGCGGCGGATGACTTTAGGCAAAATTTTAGCACGTTTAAGCGTCTGGCAAACATCATCAAAGATGAAAATTTCGGCGCGGTAGACGAGGCGAAATTTGAAAACCAGAGCGAGAAAAAGCTAAATGACGCCTTTAAGGCTGCGGTAAAAGCCGGCGGCTCATACAGCGAACGCCTAAAAAATCTTTTCGGTCTAAAAGCTGCGATAGACGAGTTTTTCGACAACGTAATGATAAACGCCGAGGACGAGCTCGTGCGTAAAAACCGCCTTGCGCTCGTAGGGCAAATTTACGCGGAATTCCTCAAAATCGCCGATATAAAAGAGATAAGCCTATAA
- a CDS encoding endonuclease/exonuclease/phosphatase family protein, with product MKFTVNRLFALFFAALFFAVFVVGAELKIATFNAQNLFDAKNDGSEYKDFVVGKSEWNEKKASAKFKAVSAKIKELNADIIALQEIENEMVLKELMKEAGYKYFAFSKGKNGPVGLAVISRVKPEKTQIFSVPNVKTRDILRLDFEVNGQKFSLLNLHFPARKNPLKQRKTAFVTLKSALADTEKVAVLGDFNTPYGDKELLGDLAASKNLTNLWAFLPKHERYSHTSLNALDHVLISKDALSQNFILNSFKAEREGEQISDHFALVFRLNFDKNAKNTLQNIAEARVGELSKKSNLPVLLKRATVVQKDKKGFTLAQDKRGIYVYEPKNDAKLGQIMDVAVNRLDEFKGNLEISSHYAVKIYEETQDPREQMLDAKNLKQARAGDVFGRIGGEVRNGRLYTPYGDIKIYGAKGKLRNEKEAIFTSARVVSYKNEPQIWIENEDN from the coding sequence ATGAAATTTACGGTAAATAGGCTCTTTGCGCTCTTTTTTGCGGCTCTATTTTTCGCCGTTTTTGTGGTGGGCGCCGAGTTAAAGATCGCTACGTTTAACGCGCAAAATTTATTTGACGCTAAAAACGACGGCAGCGAGTACAAGGATTTCGTCGTCGGCAAATCGGAGTGGAACGAGAAAAAAGCAAGCGCCAAATTTAAAGCCGTAAGCGCAAAGATAAAAGAGCTAAACGCCGATATCATCGCGCTTCAAGAGATAGAAAACGAAATGGTTTTAAAAGAGTTGATGAAGGAAGCGGGCTATAAATATTTTGCCTTTTCAAAGGGTAAAAACGGCCCCGTAGGACTAGCCGTTATCTCTCGCGTAAAGCCTGAAAAAACGCAAATCTTTAGCGTGCCAAACGTAAAAACAAGGGACATTTTAAGGCTTGATTTTGAGGTTAACGGGCAAAAATTTAGCCTTTTAAATTTACATTTTCCCGCTAGGAAAAATCCGTTAAAGCAGAGAAAAACGGCTTTTGTCACTCTAAAATCGGCCTTAGCAGATACCGAAAAGGTCGCGGTTTTGGGTGATTTTAATACGCCTTACGGAGATAAGGAGCTGCTGGGCGATCTTGCGGCTAGTAAAAATTTAACCAATCTTTGGGCGTTTTTACCAAAGCATGAGCGCTATTCGCACACGAGCCTAAACGCGCTCGATCACGTCCTGATCTCCAAAGACGCGCTTAGCCAAAATTTCATTTTAAACAGCTTTAAGGCTGAGCGAGAGGGAGAGCAAATTTCGGATCATTTCGCGTTGGTTTTTAGGCTAAATTTTGATAAAAACGCTAAAAATACGCTGCAAAATATCGCCGAAGCGCGGGTCGGCGAGCTGTCAAAAAAGTCAAATTTGCCCGTTTTGCTAAAACGCGCTACGGTCGTTCAAAAAGATAAAAAAGGCTTCACGCTAGCGCAGGATAAGCGCGGTATCTACGTTTATGAGCCAAAAAACGATGCAAAGCTCGGCCAGATCATGGACGTAGCGGTAAACCGCCTAGACGAATTTAAGGGTAATCTTGAGATCAGCTCGCATTATGCGGTGAAAATTTACGAGGAAACGCAAGATCCACGTGAGCAGATGCTGGATGCTAAAAACCTAAAACAAGCGCGCGCGGGCGACGTATTTGGTCGTATCGGCGGCGAAGTGCGAAACGGCAGGCTTTACACGCCGTACGGAGACATTAAAATTTACGGCGCTAAGGGCAAACTGCGCAACGAAAAAGAGGCGATTTTTACGTCCGCTCGCGTAGTGAGCTATAAAAATGAACCTCAAATTTGGATAGAAAATGAAGATAATTGA
- a CDS encoding tRNA (cytidine(34)-2'-O)-methyltransferase: MFNIVLVHPQIPQNTGSIGRMCVNANLKLHIIKPTVFDISEKAVRRAGLDYWALLNPVIWESLDEFLHANAQFEDRFFYATTKAHKFYFEAEFKKGDFLFFGGESTGLPMELMERNFANAIKIPMGEHGRSLNLATSAGIIAYEAIRQNFAQSGLGSAL; encoded by the coding sequence ATGTTTAATATAGTCCTCGTTCATCCTCAAATCCCCCAAAATACAGGCTCGATCGGCCGCATGTGCGTAAATGCAAACCTTAAGCTTCATATAATCAAACCGACTGTTTTTGACATCAGCGAAAAGGCTGTTAGGCGCGCAGGGCTTGATTACTGGGCGCTGCTAAATCCGGTAATTTGGGAAAGTTTGGACGAGTTTTTGCACGCAAACGCCCAGTTCGAGGATAGATTTTTTTATGCAACGACGAAGGCTCATAAATTTTATTTTGAAGCGGAGTTTAAAAAGGGCGACTTTCTGTTTTTCGGCGGCGAAAGTACGGGCCTGCCTATGGAGCTGATGGAGCGAAATTTCGCAAATGCGATCAAAATCCCGATGGGCGAGCATGGCAGGAGCTTAAATTTAGCCACGAGCGCGGGCATCATCGCGTATGAGGCTATCAGGCAAAATTTCGCCCAGTCAGGACTTGGAAGCGCGCTATGA